A genome region from Arachis duranensis cultivar V14167 chromosome 6, aradu.V14167.gnm2.J7QH, whole genome shotgun sequence includes the following:
- the LOC107491951 gene encoding abscisic acid receptor PYL9, which yields MESEYIRMHHNRHQPLPQQCSSALVKHIKAPAPLVWSLVRRFDQPQKYKPFVSRCTVHPQGQGDLAVGSLRQVNVKSGLPATTSTERLEQLDDHQRILGVTIVGGDHRLNNYSSLITVHPEVIEGRPGTMVIESFVVDVPDGNTVDETCYFVEALIRCNLSSLATVSERMAMQDYDHLINQ from the exons ATGGAGAGTGAATATATTAGGATGCATCATAATAGGCATCAGCCTCTGCCTCAGCAGTGCAGTTCTGCTCTGGTCAAGCACATCAAGGCCCCTGCTCCTCTGGTCTGGTCTCTTGTTCGAAGATTCGACCAGCCGCAGAAGTATAAACCTTTTGTTAGCAGGTGTACCGTACACCCTCAAGGTCAAGGCGACCTTGCTGTTGGTTCCCTCAGACAAGTCAACGTTAAATCCGGCCTCCCTGCCACCACCAGCACCGAGCGCTTGGAACAACTCGACGATCACCAACGTATTCTTGGTGTCACCATCGTTGGTGGTGACCATAGACTCAAC AACTACTCCTCCCTGATTACTGTCCATCCGGAGGTCATCGAGGGAAGACCGGGAACGATGGTGATAGAATCCTTCGTCGTCGATGTGCCGGATGGGAACACCGTTGATGAGACTTGTTACTTTGTGGAGGCTCTCATCAGGTGCAACCTAAGCTCCTTAGCTACGGTTTCTGAGAGGATGGCTATGCAAGATTACGATCATCTCATCAACCAATAA
- the LOC107491950 gene encoding protein WHAT'S THIS FACTOR 1 homolog, chloroplastic, producing MVMDPKFLLPLSKSSSSHASLPLFISNQLPFRQNSNLSAKPCCSLQKSEFWGRDLNSVVLPANVNSIRKVHAPSPFGPIRAAVKRRKELPFDNVIQRDKKLKFVLKIRKILVSQPNRIMSLKQLGKFRRDLGLDKRRRLIALLKKFPAVFEIMEEGVYSLKFKMTPEAERLYFEELKVRNEMEDLVVTKLRKLLMMSLERRILLEKIAHLRNDLGLPQEFRDTVCHRYPQYFKVVATERGPALELTHWDPELAVSAAELSAEENRIRELEEQNLIIDRPLKFNRVKLPKGLNLSKGEMRKIMRFRDIPYISPYSDFSEIKPGTPEKEKHACGVVHEILSLTLEKRTLIDHLTHFREEFRFSQQLRGMLIRHPDMFYVSLKGDRDSVFLREGYRDSQLVDKDRLLLIKEKLRSLVNVPRFPKRGASRRVGDGMEDTAGTTREDESGEEEEHWSDLDSFMSDDGFEEDNDGQDDDWSNDDDDDDDDTPPDFDEDDGILEISQGKTIKQAEDLTANDKKVLAPVFPDGRPRERW from the coding sequence ATGGTGATGGACCCTAAATTCTTGCTCCCGTTATCCAAATCCTCTTCATCACACGCTTCTTTACCCTTGTTTATTTCAAATCAACTTCCTTTCCGGCAAAACTCAAACCTTTCCGCCAAACCGTGTTGTTCCCTCCAAAAGTCTGAATTTTGGGGTAGGGATTTGAATTCGGTTGTGTTACCGGCAAATGTTAATAGCATTAGAAAGGTGCATGCCCCCTCGCCGTTTGGGCCAATAAGGGCAGCTGTGAAGAGAAGGAAAGAGCTTCCCTTTGATAATGTGATTCAGAGGGACAAGAAGCTCAAGTTTGTTCTCAAGATAAGGAAGATTTTGGTGAGTCAACCCAACCGCATCATGTCGCTTAAGCAGCTTGGTAAGTTCCGAAGGGATTTGGGTCTGGATAAGAGGAGGCGGCTTATTGCTTTGTTGAAGAAATTCCCTGCGGTGTTTGAGATTATGGAAGAAGGGGTTTACTCTCTCAAGTTCAAGATGACACCAGAGGCTGAAAGGCTTTATTTTGAAGAGTTGAAGGTTAGGAATGAGATGGAGGATTTGGTTGTTACAAAGCTGAGGAAACTGTTGATGATGTCGCTCGAAAGGCGGATATTGTTGGAGAAGATAGCTCATCTCAGGAATGATTTGGGTCTCCCACAAGAATTCCGCGACACCGTTTGTCACAGGTACCCGCAGTACTTCAAAGTTGTTGCAACCGAGAGAGGCCCTGCTCTGGAGTTGACACATTGGGATCCTGAGCTTGCAGTTTCTGCGGCTGAGCTATCTGCAGAGGAAAATCGGATTCGGGAATTGGAAGAGCAGAATTTGATCATAGATAGACCTCTCAAGTTCAACAGGGTCAAGCTTCCTAAAGGTCTTAATCTTTCTAAGGGTGAGATGAGGAAGATCATGCGTTTCAGAGATATACCTTATATATCGCCATACTCGGATTTCTCAGAGATTAAACCAGGAACACCAGAGAAAGAGAAGCATGCTTGTGGTGTTGTACATGAGATATTGAGCCTCACTCTTGAGAAGCGAACCCTCATTGATCACCTTACTCATTTTCGAGAGGAGTTCAGATTCTCTCAGCAACTGAGGGGGATGTTGATAAGGCATCCTGATATGTTTTATGTCTCCTTGAAAGGAGACAGGGATTCTGTGTTTCTGAGGGAAGGTTATCGTGATTCGCAGTTGGTAGACAAGGATCGTCTGTTGCTAATAAAGGAAAAGCTTCGCTCTCTGGTTAATGTTCCACGATTTCCCAAGCGAGGTGCTTCCAGAAGGGTTGGAGATGGTATGGAAGACACAGCTGGCACTACCAGAGAAGATGAAAGTGGTGAAGAGGAAGAACACTGGTCAGATCTTGATAGTTTTATGAGTGATGATGGATTTGAAGAAGACAATGATGGCCAAGACGATGACTGGAGCAATgatgacgacgacgacgacgatgaTACACCACCTGATTTTGATGAGGATGATGGAATATTGGAGATTTCACAAGGAAAGACGATCAAACAAGCTGAAGATTTAACGGCAAATGACAAAAAAGTCCTTGCTCCTGTGTTCCCTGACGGTCGTCCCAGAGAACGGTGGTAG
- the LOC107491956 gene encoding uncharacterized protein LOC107491956 yields the protein MAKKRDQRSGTSSGRGENRIHSSSRQLERANSAPDGSKLVILFFFFFFVSSVIAVVVYRLRESSSSSSSSSSSHKGSYVYSRGLVTADVNYRDVLSENSKASQNISQRHYTYPVLAYITPWNSHGYEMAKRFNSKFTHLSPVWYELKSEQTNLVLEGRHNVDRGWISDLKKAGEALILPRVVLEASPAELLKKKQRNKAINIIVTECKEMGYDGIVLESWSRWAAYGILHDPSIRNLALQFVKQLGETLHSTSSHRNNEQRLQLIYVIGPPSSEKLQEHDFGPKDLETLSEAVDGFSLMTYDFSNPHNPGPNAPLKWIQFVLRLLLGNSGSRSKSLASKILLGINFYGNDFSLSRDSGGGGGAIIGRDYLALLEKHRPDLQWDKNSGEHFFFYADDRDIRHAVFYPSLKSISLRLEEARSWGCGISIWEIGQGLDYFFDLL from the exons ATGGCGAAGAAGCGAGATCAGCGATCCGGCACGAGTTCGGGTCGAGGTGAAAACCGAATCCACTCATCTTCCAGGCAACTCGAGCGAGCTAATTCAGCTCCTGATGGCAGCAAACTAGTaatcttgttcttcttcttcttcttcgtgtcCTCCGTCATTGCCGTGGTCGTTTACCGCTTGAgagaatcttcttcttcttcttcttcttcttcttcttcgcataAGGGATCATATGTTTATTCACGAGGCCTCGTCACAGCGGATGTCAACTACCGCGATGTTCTCTCT GAGAACTCCAAAGCGTCGCAAAATATTTCTCAGCGCCATTATACTTATCCCGTGCTTGCTTACATTACTCCCTG GAATTCTCATGGTTATGAAATGGCCAAAAGGTTCAACTCTAAGTTTACGCATTTATCGCCTGTCTGGTATGAATTAAAGAG CGAACAGACTAATTTGGTTCTGGAGGGGAGACATAATGTTGACAGAGGATGGATCTCAGATCTTAAAAAGGCGGGAGAAGCTTTG ATCTTGCCAAGAGTTGTTCTGGAAGCATCTCCAGCAGAATTGCTGAAGAAGAAACAAAGGAACAAAGCTATTAATATCATAGTAACAGAGTGCAA AGAAATGGGATATGATGGTATTGTCTTGGAATCATGGTCAAGGTGGGCAGCCTATGGTATCTTGCATGATCCAAGCATACGGAATTTG GCACTGCAGTTTGTAAAACAGCTTGGAGAGACACTGCATTCTACAAGCTCGCACAGAAATAATGAGCAGCGGCTGCAGTTGATATATGTTATAGGTCCACCATCTTCTGAGAAGCTGCAAGAGCATGACTTTGGTCCAAAAGATCTTGAGACTTTAAGTGAAGCTGTAGATGGATTCTCGTTAATGACATATGACTTCTCGAATCCTCATAACCCAGGACCTAATGCACCATTGAAGTGGATTCAATTTGTTCTACGGCTGCTGCTTGGCAACTCCGGCAGTAGATCAAAAAGCCTTGCCTCCAAGATACTTCTAGGCATCAACTTCTATGGAAATGATTTCTCCCTTTCAAGGG ATTCAGGTGGGGGTGGCGGAGCAATTATTGGAAGGGATTACCTGGCACTGTTGGAAAAGCACAGGCCTGATTTACAGTGGGATAAGAACAGTGGggagcactttttcttttacgCTGATGACAGAGATATCAGGCATGCCGTATTTTACCCATCTTTGAAGTCAATTTCTTTGCGGTTAGAGGAAGCACGTTCATGGGGTTGTGGTATCTCCATCTGGGAAATTGGTCAaggtttggattatttttttgaCCTTCTGTAA
- the LOC107491953 gene encoding endoribonuclease Dicer homolog 2 has product MEEFVNDAYIPSELVNCSSDACTVTFYCYLIELKQDYVDPIGVHDIVLALRTELDPEIASTKFDMRVERGNLLLSLRQVETIHLSPHLVQRCRRFQTTLFRILLHNDDVSDEFCLGDEPQIDYLLLPATTLNQRLSNSSVDWKTVSSVPFLSEDQCNCWYYPHPVMTKTGLVCSCKLQNCVVKAFHNGSIYIIDGIMDLNGNSRLRNGGKRAPTYKEHFKNNYGIQLQFENQTLLDARSLFKVKNYLHKGRQMKQKGSTSMMPAELPPEVCSVIMSPISISTIYSFTFIPSIMHRLESLLMAFGLKKMLLDNCMQKDIPVFKLLRAITTKECQEDYDCESLGTLGNSFLRYAATQQLFKTNQNLREGSLTQMRDKIICNAALFTFGSSQRLTGFIRKGHFNPKQWIIPGDNSKFLSLTEEVISSRTRVYVCGMKRKMKHKVVADVVAALIGTFVSTGLGGEEAALSFMNWIGIKVDTNVIPYEIHLNVSPEKLVNVTLLESLLNYIFQEPSLLVEALTDGSYNCTENYQRLEFLGDAVLDYLITQYFYKEYHNESSELLTVMRTISVTNECFALSAIRAKLHEHIIRDSKELDKRIAATVNEVEKLSVKSTFGWELDICFPNVLADIIESLAGAIYVDSGYNKEAVFQSIRPLLEPLITPETAQLQPLGELHELCQRGTYQRKKSRVACGNGVTVSIEVKAKEITCKHTAKANNEKTAEKVASKEVIKLLKDKNIGEDASGHEECHAEEEQPCIDKDQVEGESAVICETHFEEEGPLINEMHSQQLESASNGVRKSCEINFEAELIALTQQGILKVEHVPLLASFLTAQPSMRLTDLPSVRCSFGYYVLWEFLHYIESTPLRVLLEDGCARFLGFFDALSMFPFDITWLNKYKMQIVSPPEDAPSRALEKAVKEIEIIDQQLAILQAKKADLQERASELSSILDSPYSVFQQ; this is encoded by the exons ATGGAAGAATTCG TTAACGATGCATATATCCCTTCCGAACTGGTGAATTGTTCATCAGATGCTTGCACTGTAACATTCTATTGCTACTTGATAGAGCTGAAGCAGGATTATGTCGATCCCATAGGGGTTCATGACATTGTGCTTGCATTGAGGACTGAACTTGACCCTGAAATTGCAAGCACAAAATTCGACATGCGCGTTGAAAGGGGAAACTTGTTATTAAGCCTCAGACAAGTAGAAACCATTCATCTTAGCCCACATTTG GTTCAAAGATGTAGAAGATTTCAGACCACCCTCTTTAGGATCCTTCTGCATAACGATGATGTCTCAGATGAGTTCTGTTTGGGAGATGAACCCCAGATTGATTATCTTCTGCTGCCAGCTACCACACTGAACCAGAGGCTTTCGAATTCAAGTGTTGATTGGAAGACTGTCTCTTCTGTTCCTTTTTTATCTGAAGATCAATGTAATTGCTGGTATTATCCTCATCCTGTGATGACCAAAACCGGATTGGTTTGCTCTTGCAAACTTCAAAATTGTGTGGTCAAAGCTTTCCACAATGGTTCTATTTATATCATTGATGGCATAATGGACTTGAATGGAAACTCGCGTCTGCGGAACGGAGGTAAGAGAGCTCCTACTTACAAGGAACACTTCAAAAACAA CTATGGTATTCAATTGCAGTTTGAAAATCAAACCCTACTTGATGCAAGGAGTCTTTTTAAGGTGAAAAATTACCTGCACAAGGGCAGACAAATGAAGCAGAAAG GGTCGACGAGCATGATGCCTGCCGAACTGCCTCCAGAAGTTTGCTCCGTAATCATGTCACCAATATCAATTAGTACCATATATTCGTTTACATTTATTCCATCAATCATGCATCGGCTTGAGTCCTTGCTCATGGCTTTTGGATTGAAGAAGATGCTTTTGGATAATTGCATGCAAAAGGATATCCCAGTCTTCAAG CTATTGAGAGCAATCACTACAAAGGAATGTCAAGAAGACTATGATTGCGAGTCATTGGGGACACTTGGTAATTCTTTTTTAAGGTATGCAGCTACTCAACAGCTTTTTAAGACCAATCAAAACCTTCGAGAGGGCTCTCTTACTCAAATGAGGGACAAGATCATTTGCAATGCTGCTTTATTTACCTTTGGTTCTAGCCAAAGGCTTACG GGTTTTATTCGAAAAGGACATTTTAATCCAAAACAGTGGATTATACCAGGAGATAATTCCAAATTTCTCTCATTGACAGAAGAGGTTATTTCCAGCAGAACAAGAGTATATGTTTGtggaatgaaaagaaaaatgaagcaCAAGGTTGTTGCAGATGTTGTTGCGGCACTAATTGGTACCTTCGTTAGCACAGGACTGGGAGGTGAAGAAGCAGCTTTATCATTTATGAATTGGATTGGCATTAAGGTTGATACCAACGTTATACCATATGAGATCCACCTTAACGTTTCTCCGGAGAAGCTTGTAAATGTCACCCTTTTAGAATCCCTATTAAACTACATATTCCAAGAACCTTCCCTTTTAGTAGAAGCTCTGACCGATGGTTCTTACAACTGCACAGAAAATTATCAG CGACTAGAATTTCTTGGTGATGCAGTGCTGGACTATCTCATCACGCAGTATTTCTACAAGGAATATCACAATGAGTCGTCTGAACTTCTGACTGTCATGAGGACTATATCTGTCACTAATGAATGCTTTGCACTTTCAGCCATTAGAGCTAAGCTGCATGAACACATAATCCGTGACTCAAAAGAACTAGACAAGCGAATTGCAGCAACAGTGAATGAAGTTGAGAAGTTGTCTGTAAAATCGACTTTCGGATGGGAATTGGACATATGTTTCCCTAAT GTGCTTGCAGATATTATAGAATCTCTAGCTGGAGCCATTTATGTTGATTCAGGCTACAATAAGGAGGCTGTGTTCCAAAGTATAAGGCCTCTTTTGGAACCCCTAATTACACCTGAAACGGCACAGCTTCAACCACTTGGGGAGTTGCATGAACTATGCCAAAGAGGAACCTATCAAAGGAAAAAGTCCCGGGTGGCATGCGGCAATGGCGTAACAGTTTCAATAGAAGTGAAAGCTAAGGAGATCACCTGCAAGCACACTGCTAAAGCCAACAATGAGAAGACAGCTGAAAAGGTAGCTTCCAAGGAAGTCATAAAACTCTTGAAG GACAAGAATATTGGAGAGGATGCCTCCGGTCATGAAGAATGCCATGCTGAGGAGGAGCAACCTTGCATTGACAAGGACCAAGTTGAGGGAGAAAGTGCTGTGATTTGTGAGACACATTTTGAAGAAGAGGGCCCTCTTATCAATGAGATGCACTCCCAACAGCTTGAGTCGGCTTCCAATG GTGTTAGGAAAAGCTGTGAGATAAATTTTGAGGCTGAGCTTATTGCCTTGACACAGCAAGGTATTCTTAAAGTTGAGCATGTTCCTCTTCTTGCATCCTTCTTGACCGCTCAGCCCTCCATGCGCTTAACAGATCTTCCCTCAGTGCGCTGTAGCTTCGGCTACTATGTCTTATGGGAATTCTTGCACTATATTGAGTCTACACCTTTGAGAGTTCTTTTGGAGGATGGCTGTGCTCGTTTCTTGGGTTTCTTTGATGCTCTCTCCATGTTTCCTTTTGACATAACATGGCTCAACAAGTACAAGATGCAGATTGTTTCTCCTCCAGAGGACGCTCCTTCTCGAGCCTTAGAAAAGGCCGTCAAGGAGATAGAGATCATTGACCAACAGCTAGCCATTCTTCAGGCCAAGAAGGCTGACTTGCAAGAACGTGCATCAGAGTTAAGTTCTATATTGGATTCACCTTATTCTGTATTTCAGCAGTGA
- the LOC127748372 gene encoding uncharacterized protein LOC127748372, producing MDLGNGRTIRFWEDSWLPNGVLKDLFPRLYSVSTLTGSVVGECGFWDGFEWIWSFQWRRALFQWELDLVNQLHETLRTMKPIDAREDSVVWKFDRTCVFSTKSCTQALHAEVLPEEITSYSFTSAVWKDFVPPRIELLSWFMLIERVNTKDRLGKLHVIDQNDTLCVLCCKSEETAFHLFLGCGITWQVWCAWLLALGRSWCLSGTLKDHFESWTTVAARKVDRKRWFMGFFAVVWTI from the coding sequence ATGGACCTCGGAAACGGCAGAACAATCCGGTTTTGGGAGGATAGCTGGCTACCTAATGGGGTGTTGAAAGATTTGTTTCCTAGACTCTACTCGGTATCAACCCTTACCGGTTCAGTGGTAGGCGAGTGCGGGTTTTGGGATGGTTTTGAATGGATTTGGAGTTTCCAGTGGAGGCGGGCGTTGTTCCAATGGGAGTTGGATTTAGTTAACCAACTCCATGAGACTTTACGCACAATGAAGCCCATAGATGCGAGAGAGGATAGCGTGGTGTGGAAGTTTGATAGAACATGTGTGTTTTCAACTAAGTCCTGTACCCAGGCGCTGCATGCGGAAGTTCTACCTGAGGAAATCACAAGCTATAGTTTCACAAGTGCGGTTTGGAAAGATTTCGTCCCCCCGAGGATTGAGTTGTTGTCCTGGTTTATGTTGATTGAAAGGGTGAATACTAAGGACCGACTGGGTAAATTACATGTCATTGATCAGAATGACACTTTGTGTGTGCTATGTTGTAAGTCTGAGGAAACTGCCTTTCATCTGTTTCTTGGTTGTGGGATTACAtggcaggtgtggtgtgctTGGCTACTTGCCTTGGGGAGGAGTTGGTGCTTGTCAGGTACTCTAAAGGACCACTTTGAAAGCTGGACGACTGTAGCAGCACGGAAAGTGGATAGAAAGAGGTGGTTCATGGGGTTCTTTGCTGTTGTCTGGACAATCTGA
- the LOC107491955 gene encoding rhodanese-like domain-containing protein 4, chloroplastic isoform X1: MEALNAVGLTPLSVLSDTRKQPRKFSSLAAISACKVSNFSTSNNTQPTLQQCLSKGLILAASVFNTGLAARALTYEEALQQSLNAPSSSGDFDINGVIDSVISFGTENPAVIAGGVAILAVPLVLSQVLKKPKPWGVESAKNAYAKLGADDNAQLLDIRAPSELRLEGTPDVGGLRKKQVSIPYNGADKPRFLQKLSLKFKDPENSTLFILDKFDGNAELVAELVTANGFKAAYAIKDGAEGPRGWKNSGLPWTPPKKGLSLDFGNLAEAIGESSDGLAVTLGIAAATGLGVLAFTEIETILQLLGSAAIIQFASRKLLYAEDRKRTLQQIDEFLNTKIAPKELGDEIKQIGKALLPTSTNNKVLPAPTEQTSEPTTADTTVQKAEATPDTISESKVDAVAAPSPEINSAEVKAQSIPGTPTPLSPYTSYPDLKPPTSPTPSQPNLQKAEATPPDTISESKVEAVATPAPEINSAEVKAQAPPATPRPLSPYPSYPDFKPPTSPSPSQP, translated from the exons ATGGAGGCCCTCAATGCTGTTGGCTTGACCCCTTTATCTGTGCTTTCTGACACAAGAAAACAACCCAGAAAATTCTCTTCACTTGCTGCAATTTCCGCGTGCAAAGTTTCAAACTTTTCCACTTCTAACAACACCCAACCTACTTTGCAACAGTGTTTATCCAAGGGTCTGATTCTTGCAGCTTCTGTTTTCAACACTGGACTTGCTGCTAGAGCTTTAACATATGAAGAGGCTTTGCAGCAATCATTGAATGCTCCTTCTAGTTCTGGGGACTTTGATATCAACGGAGTTATAGATAGTGTTATCAGTTTTGGAACAGAGAATCCTGCTGTTATAGCTGGAGGAGTAGCTATTTTGGCTGTCCCTCTGGTCTTGTCACAGGTTCTGAAGAAGCCTAAGCCATGGGGAGTTGAATCTGCAAAGAATGCGTATGCAAAACTTGGTGCTGATGACAATGCTCAGTTGCTTGATATAAGAGCACCTTCAGAACTTAGGCTTGAGGGTACACCGGATGTTGGAGGATTGAGGAAGAAACAAGTTTCAATTCCTTACAATGGTGCTGATAAGCCAAGATTCCTGCAGAAACTTTCTTTGAAGTTCAAGGATCCAGAGAATTCTACTCTGTTCATTCTGGACAA GTTTGATGGGAACGCCGAACTCGTTGCTGAGTTGGTCACTGCTAATGGATTTAAAGCTGCTTATGCAATCAAGGATGGTGCAGAAGGACCACGGGGATGGAAG AATAGTGGGCTTCCTTGGACACCACCAAAGAAAGGCTTGAGTTTGGATTTTGGCAATTTGGCAGAGGCTATTGGA GAGAGCTCTGATGGTTTGGCTGTTACTCTTGGGATTGCTGCAGCTACCGGACTCGGTGTATTAGCTTTTACTGAG ATAGAAACAATTCTCCAACTTTTAGGATCAGCTGCAATTATTCAGTTTGCTAGCAGGAAGCTTCTATATGCTGAG GATCGAAAGCGAACACTACAACAGATCGATGAGTTCTTGAACACCAAGATTGCCCCTAAGGAGCTTGGTGATGAAATAAAA CAAATTGGAAAGGCTCTTCTACCAACTTCCACCAACAATAAGGTTCTTCCTGCACCAACGGAACAAACCTCCGAGCCTACTACAGCAGATACGACTGTACAGAAAGCAGAAGCTACTCCTGACACTATATCTGAGTCCAAAGTAGATGCAGTAGCAGCCCCTTCTCCAGAAATAAATTCGGCCGAAGTTAAGGCACAATCAATTCCAGGGACTCCAACACCCCTTTCACCATACACCAGT TATCCTGATTTGAAGCCTCCAACATCTCCCACCCCTTCACAGCCCAATTTACAGAAAGCAGAAGCTACTCCTCCGGACACTATATCCGAGTCCAAAGTAGAAGCAGTAGCAACACCTGCTCCTGAAATAAATTCAGCCGAAGTTAAGGCACAAGCACCTCCAGCAACACCAAGACCCCTTTCACCATACCCAAGC TATCCTGATTTCAAGCCTCCAACATCTCCTAGCCCTTCACAGCCCTAG
- the LOC107491955 gene encoding rhodanese-like domain-containing protein 4, chloroplastic isoform X2: MEALNAVGLTPLSVLSDTRKQPRKFSSLAAISACKVSNFSTSNNTQPTLQQCLSKGLILAASVFNTGLAARALTYEEALQQSLNAPSSSGDFDINGVIDSVISFGTENPAVIAGGVAILAVPLVLSQVLKKPKPWGVESAKNAYAKLGADDNAQLLDIRAPSELRLEGTPDVGGLRKKQVSIPYNGADKPRFLQKLSLKFKDPENSTLFILDKFDGNAELVAELVTANGFKAAYAIKDGAEGPRGWKNSGLPWTPPKKGLSLDFGNLAEAIGESSDGLAVTLGIAAATGLGVLAFTEIETILQLLGSAAIIQFASRKLLYAEDRKRTLQQIDEFLNTKIAPKELGDEIKQIGKALLPTSTNNKVLPAPTEQTSEPTTADTTVQKAEATPDTISESKVDAVAAPSPEINSAEVKAQSIPGTPTPLSPYTSYPDLKPPTSPTPSQPNLQKAEATPPDTISESKVEAVATPAPEINSAEVKAQAPPATPRPLSPYPSL; encoded by the exons ATGGAGGCCCTCAATGCTGTTGGCTTGACCCCTTTATCTGTGCTTTCTGACACAAGAAAACAACCCAGAAAATTCTCTTCACTTGCTGCAATTTCCGCGTGCAAAGTTTCAAACTTTTCCACTTCTAACAACACCCAACCTACTTTGCAACAGTGTTTATCCAAGGGTCTGATTCTTGCAGCTTCTGTTTTCAACACTGGACTTGCTGCTAGAGCTTTAACATATGAAGAGGCTTTGCAGCAATCATTGAATGCTCCTTCTAGTTCTGGGGACTTTGATATCAACGGAGTTATAGATAGTGTTATCAGTTTTGGAACAGAGAATCCTGCTGTTATAGCTGGAGGAGTAGCTATTTTGGCTGTCCCTCTGGTCTTGTCACAGGTTCTGAAGAAGCCTAAGCCATGGGGAGTTGAATCTGCAAAGAATGCGTATGCAAAACTTGGTGCTGATGACAATGCTCAGTTGCTTGATATAAGAGCACCTTCAGAACTTAGGCTTGAGGGTACACCGGATGTTGGAGGATTGAGGAAGAAACAAGTTTCAATTCCTTACAATGGTGCTGATAAGCCAAGATTCCTGCAGAAACTTTCTTTGAAGTTCAAGGATCCAGAGAATTCTACTCTGTTCATTCTGGACAA GTTTGATGGGAACGCCGAACTCGTTGCTGAGTTGGTCACTGCTAATGGATTTAAAGCTGCTTATGCAATCAAGGATGGTGCAGAAGGACCACGGGGATGGAAG AATAGTGGGCTTCCTTGGACACCACCAAAGAAAGGCTTGAGTTTGGATTTTGGCAATTTGGCAGAGGCTATTGGA GAGAGCTCTGATGGTTTGGCTGTTACTCTTGGGATTGCTGCAGCTACCGGACTCGGTGTATTAGCTTTTACTGAG ATAGAAACAATTCTCCAACTTTTAGGATCAGCTGCAATTATTCAGTTTGCTAGCAGGAAGCTTCTATATGCTGAG GATCGAAAGCGAACACTACAACAGATCGATGAGTTCTTGAACACCAAGATTGCCCCTAAGGAGCTTGGTGATGAAATAAAA CAAATTGGAAAGGCTCTTCTACCAACTTCCACCAACAATAAGGTTCTTCCTGCACCAACGGAACAAACCTCCGAGCCTACTACAGCAGATACGACTGTACAGAAAGCAGAAGCTACTCCTGACACTATATCTGAGTCCAAAGTAGATGCAGTAGCAGCCCCTTCTCCAGAAATAAATTCGGCCGAAGTTAAGGCACAATCAATTCCAGGGACTCCAACACCCCTTTCACCATACACCAGT TATCCTGATTTGAAGCCTCCAACATCTCCCACCCCTTCACAGCCCAATTTACAGAAAGCAGAAGCTACTCCTCCGGACACTATATCCGAGTCCAAAGTAGAAGCAGTAGCAACACCTGCTCCTGAAATAAATTCAGCCGAAGTTAAGGCACAAGCACCTCCAGCAACACCAAGACCCCTTTCACCATACCCAAGC